One genomic segment of Salmo trutta chromosome 8, fSalTru1.1, whole genome shotgun sequence includes these proteins:
- the LOC115198261 gene encoding leucine rich adaptor protein 1-like, which translates to MEEDNVLSDFKDIEKKLGRNVPESLIRSLAGGHHHHDKHEDRKPATPKNRSNSADIKRLESKILFLKQEMAHLRAIDVKLMQQLMSINEGIESLKWVMEDKGGIASRESSLTGSLYSLTDSEDDTSPCGSFTSLHDGNSDGLDGISVGSYLDTLDELAEDLPDHPSPTELNLFSDIPIIEDKTFSKPPMQVRVDSDEYYCFG; encoded by the exons ATGGAAGAGGACAACGTGTTATCCGATTTTAAGGATATTGAGAAAAAGTTGGGTCGCAATGTTCCTGAAAGTCTCATTCGTTCCCTAGCGGGAGGACATCATCATCACGACAAACATGAGGATAGAAAACCGGCGACACCGAAGAACCGCTCAAACTCTGCTGACATAAAACGACTGGAGAGCAAGATATTATTTTTGAAACAGGAAATG GCCCACCTCCGTGCAATCGATGTCAAGCTGATGCAGCAGCTGATGTCAATCAACGAGGGCATCGAATCCCTCAAATGGGTGATGGAGGACAAGGGGGGCATAGCCAGTCGTGAAAGCAGCCTGACTGGCAGCCTGTACAGCTTAACGGACAGCGAGGACGACACCTCTCCATGCGGCAGCTTCACCAGTCTGCATGATGGAAACAGTGACGGACTGGACGGGATATCCGTGGGCAGCTATCTGGATACGTTGGATGAGTTAGCCGAGGACCTTCCAGACCACCCTTCTCCGACAGAGCTTAATCTTTTCTCAGATATACCCATTATAGAGGACAAGACTTTCAGCAAGCCACCCATGCAAGTCAGAGTGGATTCCGATGAGTACTATTGCTTTGGATAG